A DNA window from Hydrogenophaga taeniospiralis contains the following coding sequences:
- a CDS encoding thioredoxin fold domain-containing protein, whose product MSPSATFSKTPTSGSAPLVSTALPSPASLRAAGQAAAARGEPLVVMTTLSGCPYCDLVRNHHLLPLRREGLVHAVQIDIRDRTSNLQGFDGENTTPAEQARRWKARFAPTVLFLGLDGRELAERLVGVAVPDFYGEYLDARLATARKALK is encoded by the coding sequence ATGAGCCCATCCGCCACATTCTCCAAGACGCCCACCTCCGGATCGGCGCCGCTCGTTTCGACCGCGCTGCCCAGCCCGGCGTCCCTGCGCGCGGCCGGCCAGGCCGCCGCCGCACGCGGCGAACCGCTGGTGGTCATGACCACGCTGTCGGGCTGCCCATACTGCGACCTGGTGCGCAATCACCACCTGCTGCCCCTGCGGCGCGAGGGCCTGGTGCACGCGGTGCAGATCGACATCCGGGACCGCACCAGCAACCTGCAGGGCTTCGACGGCGAAAACACCACCCCGGCTGAGCAGGCACGGCGGTGGAAGGCGCGTTTTGCACCCACGGTCTTGTTCCTGGGGCTGGACGGGCGCGAACTGGCCGAACGGCTGGTCGGCGTGGCCGTGCCCGACTTCTACGGCGAGTACCTGGACGCGCGCCTGGCCACGGCCCGCAAAGCGTTGAAGTGA
- a CDS encoding MFS transporter produces MAAPDLLGARAAVLVFLAFALAYFLSALVRAVTATLSPALSVELALQASDLGLLAGGYFFGFALTQLPLGNWLDRHGPRRVILGFLGVAVLGCVEFALATGFSGLLAARVLTGMGVSACLMAPLTGYRRWLTPATQMRANSWMLMTGSLGMVAATLPVQWLLPLTGWRGLFWALAALFVLAMVGIAFTVPPWRKAVAPPTSAGPSELGAPAGYGLIWRHPYFRQMVPIGFVNYGGMVAVQTLWAGPWMVKVAGYSPQQSAAGLFGINLSMLCTFWLWGVINPGLARRGLPAERLIAWGLPLSLCVLLSIVWLGADAGWPLWALFCVSSTFVALSQPAVALALPAEAAGRALSAYNLVIFAGVFTVQWSVGLVIDALAVFGWSEPDRYRGAVGAFLGCCVLAYLAFLRMQLRARARGTPPQHR; encoded by the coding sequence CTGGCCGCGCCGGACCTGCTGGGGGCGCGGGCGGCGGTGCTCGTGTTTCTCGCGTTCGCATTGGCCTACTTTCTGTCCGCACTGGTGCGTGCGGTCACGGCCACGCTGTCGCCCGCGCTGAGCGTCGAGCTTGCCCTGCAGGCCAGCGACCTGGGTTTGCTGGCGGGCGGCTACTTCTTCGGCTTCGCGCTGACCCAGCTGCCGCTGGGCAACTGGCTGGACCGCCACGGGCCGCGGCGGGTGATTCTGGGCTTTCTGGGGGTGGCGGTGCTGGGCTGCGTGGAGTTCGCGCTGGCCACCGGCTTTTCGGGCCTGCTGGCCGCGCGCGTGCTCACGGGCATGGGCGTGAGCGCCTGCCTGATGGCGCCGCTCACCGGCTACCGCCGCTGGCTCACGCCCGCCACGCAGATGCGCGCCAACTCCTGGATGCTCATGACCGGCTCGCTGGGCATGGTGGCGGCCACGCTGCCGGTGCAGTGGCTGCTGCCGCTGACTGGCTGGCGAGGTCTGTTCTGGGCGCTGGCGGCGCTGTTCGTGCTGGCCATGGTCGGCATTGCGTTCACCGTGCCGCCCTGGCGCAAGGCCGTCGCACCGCCGACCTCGGCCGGGCCGAGTGAGCTCGGTGCGCCGGCGGGCTATGGCCTGATCTGGCGCCATCCCTACTTCCGGCAGATGGTGCCCATCGGCTTCGTCAACTACGGCGGCATGGTGGCGGTGCAGACGCTCTGGGCCGGCCCCTGGATGGTGAAGGTCGCGGGGTATTCGCCCCAGCAGTCGGCGGCCGGCCTGTTTGGCATCAACCTGTCTATGCTCTGCACGTTCTGGCTCTGGGGTGTGATCAACCCCGGCCTGGCGCGGCGCGGCCTGCCCGCCGAACGGTTGATCGCCTGGGGGCTGCCGCTGAGCCTGTGCGTGTTGCTGAGCATCGTCTGGCTGGGGGCCGACGCGGGCTGGCCGCTGTGGGCGCTGTTTTGTGTCAGCAGCACCTTCGTGGCGCTGTCGCAGCCGGCGGTGGCGCTGGCGCTGCCGGCCGAAGCGGCCGGGCGGGCCCTCTCGGCCTACAACCTGGTCATCTTCGCCGGGGTGTTCACCGTGCAATGGAGCGTTGGCCTGGTGATCGATGCGCTGGCCGTGTTCGGCTGGAGCGAACCCGACCGCTACCGGGGCGCGGTGGGCGCGTTCCTGGGCTGTTGCGTGCTGGCCTACCTGGCCTTTCTGCGCATGCAGCTTCGTGCCCGGGCGCGTGGCACGCCGCCCCAACACCGCTAA
- a CDS encoding c-type cytochrome produces MKALASLALVIPLVGLSAPAMAQFQKAEDAVKYRKSVMTVLGHHFGRIGAMANGRVPFDAKVAADNAALVETLSKLPFVAFAEGTDKGETRAKPEIWTDQTKFKQAAEKMQTEVARLSAAAKTGSLDSVKAAFGAAGESCKACHDAFRKE; encoded by the coding sequence ATGAAGGCTCTCGCATCGCTTGCATTGGTCATTCCCCTGGTCGGACTGTCTGCGCCCGCCATGGCGCAGTTCCAGAAAGCCGAGGACGCCGTCAAATACCGGAAATCGGTCATGACGGTCTTGGGCCATCACTTTGGTCGAATCGGCGCCATGGCCAACGGACGGGTGCCGTTCGATGCCAAGGTGGCGGCCGACAACGCCGCACTCGTGGAGACGCTGAGCAAGTTGCCATTCGTGGCCTTCGCTGAAGGCACCGACAAGGGTGAAACCCGGGCCAAACCCGAGATCTGGACCGACCAGACCAAGTTCAAACAGGCGGCCGAGAAGATGCAGACCGAGGTGGCCAGACTGTCGGCCGCGGCGAAGACCGGCAGCCTGGACAGCGTGAAAGCGGCCTTTGGTGCCGCGGGAGAAAGCTGCAAGGCTTGCCACGACGCGTTCCGCAAGGAGTGA
- a CDS encoding CaiB/BaiF CoA transferase family protein, which yields MNALDGIRILDLSRVLAGPWCTQTLADLGADVVKVERPPGPNHPGGDDTRGWGPPFLRGRDGADTAEAAYYLGANRNKRSITCDIAQPEGQALIRELAAQADVFVENYKVGDMARYGLDYERLRAINPRLVYCSITGFGQTGPYKDRAGYDFAIQAMGGLMSVTGERDDLPGGGPQKVGVAVADLFTGLYATVAIQAALRHAERTGVGQHIDMALLDTQVAMLANLGANYLVRGREDGKVPGRAGNAHANIVPYQVFEVAPDAQGVPQHIILAVGNDGQFAKFCEVAGRPELAVDARFARNQDRVRHRDTLVPELAALMKTRGKADWLGALEAAKVPCGPINNLAEVFADEHVRSRGMVHSWTHPLADTLDLVASPLKLSATPVRNDLPPPLLGQHTAEVLNDWLGDSPQRWSELQRRGVV from the coding sequence ATGAACGCTCTGGATGGTATCCGCATACTCGATTTGTCGCGCGTGCTCGCCGGCCCCTGGTGCACCCAGACGCTGGCCGATCTGGGCGCCGACGTGGTGAAGGTGGAACGCCCGCCCGGCCCCAACCACCCCGGCGGCGACGACACGCGCGGCTGGGGTCCTCCTTTCCTCAGGGGTCGCGACGGCGCCGACACCGCCGAGGCCGCCTATTACCTCGGCGCCAACCGCAACAAGCGCTCCATCACCTGCGACATCGCCCAGCCCGAGGGCCAGGCGTTGATCCGTGAGCTCGCGGCCCAGGCCGACGTGTTCGTCGAGAACTACAAGGTTGGCGACATGGCGCGCTACGGGCTGGACTACGAACGGCTGCGGGCGATCAACCCCAGGCTGGTCTACTGCTCGATCACCGGTTTTGGCCAGACCGGGCCCTACAAGGACCGCGCCGGCTACGACTTCGCGATCCAGGCCATGGGCGGCCTGATGAGCGTGACCGGCGAGCGCGACGACCTGCCCGGCGGTGGGCCGCAAAAGGTGGGCGTGGCCGTCGCTGACCTGTTCACCGGCCTGTACGCCACCGTGGCGATCCAGGCCGCGCTGCGCCACGCCGAGCGCACCGGCGTTGGCCAGCACATCGACATGGCGCTGCTCGACACCCAGGTGGCGATGCTGGCCAACCTGGGCGCCAACTACCTGGTGCGGGGCCGCGAAGACGGCAAGGTGCCGGGGCGCGCCGGCAACGCGCACGCCAACATCGTGCCCTACCAGGTGTTCGAGGTGGCACCCGACGCGCAGGGCGTGCCACAACACATCATTCTTGCGGTGGGCAACGACGGCCAGTTCGCCAAGTTCTGCGAAGTGGCCGGCCGGCCCGAACTGGCCGTGGACGCGCGTTTCGCCCGCAACCAGGACCGCGTGCGCCACCGCGACACCCTGGTGCCCGAACTGGCGGCGCTGATGAAGACCCGCGGCAAGGCCGACTGGCTCGGCGCGCTCGAAGCGGCCAAGGTGCCTTGCGGCCCGATCAACAACCTGGCCGAGGTGTTTGCCGACGAACACGTGCGCTCGCGCGGCATGGTCCACAGCTGGACCCACCCGCTGGCCGACACGCTGGACCTGGTGGCGAGCCCGCTCAAACTCAGCGCCACCCCGGTGCGCAACGACCTGCCGCCACCGCTGCTGGGCCAGCACACGGCCGAGGTGCTGAACGACTGGCTGGGCGATTCGCCACAACGCTGGTCTGAACTTCAACGGCGGGGCGTTGTCTGA
- a CDS encoding TlpA family protein disulfide reductase — translation MTHAFRPQASRRPFLSMLLALSASVVLVLTGCAAREEAPASTFVLLDGATVTTADLKGKVTLVNFWATTCVTCVKEMPSLVNTHNKYKNQGFETVAVAMSYDPPAWVLNFAQTRQLPFKVAFDNTGELAKSWGDVRLTPTTYLVDKQGRIVKRFVGEPDFTALHSLIEELLAQS, via the coding sequence ATGACCCACGCATTCCGCCCCCAGGCTTCACGGCGCCCGTTTTTGTCCATGCTGCTGGCGCTGAGCGCCTCCGTGGTGCTGGTCCTGACCGGTTGCGCGGCGCGGGAAGAGGCTCCGGCATCCACCTTCGTGCTGCTCGATGGCGCGACCGTCACCACCGCCGACCTCAAGGGCAAGGTGACCCTGGTGAACTTCTGGGCCACCACCTGCGTGACCTGTGTGAAGGAAATGCCCTCGCTGGTCAACACCCACAACAAGTACAAAAACCAGGGTTTCGAAACCGTCGCGGTGGCCATGAGCTACGACCCGCCGGCCTGGGTGCTCAATTTCGCCCAGACCCGGCAGTTGCCTTTCAAGGTGGCGTTTGACAACACGGGTGAGCTGGCCAAGAGCTGGGGCGACGTCCGGCTCACGCCCACCACCTACCTGGTGGACAAACAGGGCCGCATCGTGAAGCGCTTCGTGGGCGAACCCGATTTCACCGCCCTGCACAGCCTGATCGAAGAACTGCTGGCCCAGAGCTGA